GCGGGCAAGACCTGGACGGGGCTGGACACGCCCACCGGCAAGCCGCTCGCCGCGCTCGCCGCGCTGTGGATCGCCGGCCGGCTGGCGATGGCCTTCGGCAGCAACACCGTCGCGGCGCTGGTCGACGTGGTCTTCCTGCCGGTCTGCGCGGCGATCTTCTTCGCCGTGCTGCTGCGCTCCAAGAGCAAGCGCAACTATTTCATCGGCGGCCTGCTGTGCGTGCTGTCGCTGGTGAACCTGACCTTCCACCTGGCGCAGCTCGGGCTCGCGGACGTGGACCCGCTCAAGACGCTGCATCTTGCGCTGAGCCTCATCGTGCTGCTCGAGACCATCATCGCCGGCCGCGTCGTGCCGATGTTCACCGCGAACGCGCTGCGCGGCGTCAAGCAGTGGCGCAACAAGGGCTTCGACTACACCGCCATCGGCTTCACCGCCGCCGCGCTGGTCCTGTGGGTGGCCGACGCCGGCCCGCTGGCCGCGATCGTCGCGGTGATCGCCGCGCTGATGCAGATCGCGCGCACCCTGGGCTGGAACCCGTGGGCCACGCGGGTGAATGCCCTGCTGTGGGTGCTGCACGTGTCGCACCTGTGGATTCCGGTCGGGCTGCTGCTGCTGGCCGCCACCCAATGGGGCCTGCTGCCACGGTCGGCCGGCATCCACGCGCTGGCCATCGGCTCGACCGGCGGCCTCATCATCGGCATGATCACCCGCACCGCACTGGGCCACACCGGCCGCATGCTGGCCGCCGGCCCGGTGGAAACCGCCGCCTACGTGCTGGTGCAGATCGCCGCCGTCGCCCGCGTACTCACGGTAGCGGCCATCCCGGCCGCCGCCACCGGCGGCGTGCATCTGGCCGCCACCTTGTGGGCAATCGCGTTCGCCCTCTATGCGTGGCGCTACTTCCCCTTCCTGACGCGGGCGCGCGTCGACGGCAAGCCGGGGTGATCGGAGCCTGACGTTCATCATCGGGCAGCCGCCGCGCCCGGCTTGCGCATGGCGCTGCCGGCGCGCATGCGCCTGGTCGTCTCGCATGAATGCGGACGGATCTCCGTGCCAGTCCGACGGGCAGCCCCGCCCGATTGCCCACGCACGCGACGACGAAAATCACCCAAGCCAACCCATGAGGGCTACCTCGTCCCCGTCATAATAATGACGATGAGCTGAAAAAGCTGCCCGAAGAGAATATCTGTTCGATATCATTCATGAGGCCGGTATGAATACCGGCATCTCATCGGAGAGCACTCATGGGTATGGCGAATGGCTCGCACGTAGTCGTTGATGATGTTCATCCCATGATTGACGCGGAGGCCCATGATGCGCTCCGCCAGATCATGGATGAGTGCGGGACGCTTGGCAGCGCTACTTTGTGTCGCCATTTCCCAGGATGGCCTTACGGCGGATACATCTACATCGAGCGCGTACCAGCCTATCTCGGGCAATACGCTCGCCGTATCCAACCGGTTCGGGCCAACACTCATTCACTTCTACCAGGGTGGCCGATTTCGCCATATTGGTCTGCTGGGACAGGCAGCGAAGGCGTATGGCGTTCTGTCGATGACAGCATTTGCGTGACTGTAACGTTGCTCCCGTCGGGAAGCACTCCGCAAGAGTTCTGCCTTGAATTGAAGGGACGGTCTATCGCCAGCGCATGGACGGCCGAGGACTCCCGCAACGGGACCATCGTTACAAATTGCTGAAGACACTCCGTATCCAGAGAAATAAGGTAACAACAGCCCTGTGGCTGCCGCGCCGATCAGAGTTAGTCCAGGACGTTATACAGTCGAACGATGTCGGGATGTAGTCTTGTATCTTAATATACGTATTGGAATGCAAGATCTAATTTAAAAAGGAAAATATCGCATGCCGTTTTATATAAACGAAATTCCTGATGTGATGAAGGGAATGGGTTGGAATATTGCTG
This DNA window, taken from Thauera sp. K11, encodes the following:
- a CDS encoding NnrS family protein, coding for MALIRLDEPTSHRIPPDTFSLFALGFRPFYLLAVLFSVVAIPIWALVYSGVLHTRMPGIWWHAHEMIFGFAAAVIVGFLFTAGKTWTGLDTPTGKPLAALAALWIAGRLAMAFGSNTVAALVDVVFLPVCAAIFFAVLLRSKSKRNYFIGGLLCVLSLVNLTFHLAQLGLADVDPLKTLHLALSLIVLLETIIAGRVVPMFTANALRGVKQWRNKGFDYTAIGFTAAALVLWVADAGPLAAIVAVIAALMQIARTLGWNPWATRVNALLWVLHVSHLWIPVGLLLLAATQWGLLPRSAGIHALAIGSTGGLIIGMITRTALGHTGRMLAAGPVETAAYVLVQIAAVARVLTVAAIPAAATGGVHLAATLWAIAFALYAWRYFPFLTRARVDGKPG